GGGCTGTTCATCGTAACCGCGACTGCCGCAACGCTGGTTTCCCCGCGCTTGACTGTGGCAGCCAGCGCGAGCACAACCAAAACGGTTACCCTCACCAGTTACAGTACAGAGGAGTGGTATCAGAGCACGTCGGACACGCAGTTTTCGAATACGAAAACCGTGACCTATTACGATTCGTATACCGGTCAGACGTTGACATTCCAAATTCCGAAGCGCGGTTCACCGAAAGCCATTGCATCCCAGGAACAGACACTGGCGTCGATCTCAAACGGAGCCAATATGTATTACGATCCGGTCGACCACACACGACTCGGCTATATGTCGAACAACACAACAACGTACTGGAATGGCGCATATCGATACGCGAACGCACCGAGGACGCCAGCAGATTACTACGGGCCGAATCCCGACAAAACGGGGTGGACACTCGTCGCGATTCATTGGGCGGACAGTGAACCGCAACCGGCATCGGATTATCCATGGCTGACGAAAACGCCGAGGGGATACTACTGGGTTTCGGACGGGACAGATGGGCAACCCGTCGAATTGAACAAATACCGTAAAGGCGTATGGTTGAAGTATCAGAAGACCGTGCGGATGTACGAGTGGCAACAGGAATATCAGGGGACGGTCCAGATCCCGTTGACGAAAACGCCACCCGCACCTCCACCTCCACCACCGAGCGGTCCAACTTGCCCACCACCAACGATTCCGCCCAAACCGCCCAATCAAGTGCTCTCGTACCACTGGTCCCCGGATGGCTCGGGGGGACAGTACCTGACGTGGACGGACACGAACTGGGTGTTGCAGCAACGTAGTGACGGAAATGGGTGTGCCGTTGATACGTGGGTAGACGAGCCAAGGACGTATACACATGATTACCCTCTCAACGTGAACCACTTTCAGGTGACAGCGCTGTTTTATGATCCGGGATCGCCCGGAGACCTGTGGTCCCCAAGTAACCCAATGGCTTCACAACGAAACCAAGATGCCGGTACGGATGGGTCGACAATGAATGGCAATCCGGCCTTACCCACGTTTGGAGATCCAGACCGCTCCCCAGCCGTGTACGTTCGCGTCGGAGGCGGGTTCGCGTTTCGTCTCATGTGGACAGGATCCCCGCACGATATGCCAGCGGCTGCACGTGTTATCTTCCGAATCATCAATCCAAGGGGACAGGTAGGGACATTGGGGAAGACATTTCAGTTATTACCTGCGACCGTTGATAACCATGGCGACGTGCCCGTTTGGGATCCGTCCGGGCAAGGATACCCGCCGCCTGCCACGGAGTATGGTTTCGTCTACACACCCATTCCAAAGTACGCCAGTACAGGTATACCGACGTCATTTTCCCAACTCACCGCGTGGAACCTGACGGGAGCCCCTACCACGGCAGCAAGACTCTCCGCAGCGGTAACGTTCACGATTGCGAGTGGTTCCTCCGTCACGTGGACCAACTCTGATTTGGCGCAAACGCTTGGGTATCCGACCTGGTACTTCCTTCATCAGATCCCGAATCCATCAGCCAAGTACGAGGAGGTGCAGCTAACTTGGAATGAATCGTATACGAATCCGCCCCTGCCACAATTGGGCGAGAGCGGGCAGCTCATTCCGCAAATACTGACCCGCGGACCGTAACAGGAAGAACAAAAGCTACCGGTCCTTCGCTGGCACTCGGGTGGCACCAAGGGGCACGGTGGCCGTGATACCTTGGCTGTAATAGGAGGTGGAAAGTCAAATCAGGTGATGCCTATACCAATCCCGGGATGGAAAGGAGAATGTGCGTTGCTGTATCTGGCATTTCCGATTGATCTCAGAGACCGTTTCAAAGGCGCTGTCTGGCTCGCCTACGCCGGAAAGGTTCAGGAGACGGAATTTCACGCGGAGGATACTTTGGTCGTTGGCGAATGGATGTTTCCGCATCGCGATACGCTGCTTCAGACACTCTCACGCGTACGCCAATCGGCTGCACGCGTCGTATTCATTGGGCAAGTGGCCCGCGCGTCAGATGACTTCAAGCGAGAGCTTTGCTTACTTGGCATCTTTGACTTTTTGTTTGTCGGAGATGAACTGGTTCTTCAGGATCTCGACGCGCTGCTGGAACACCCTCGTTCAGCCAGTGATGTTGCGGTCTATCTGAGCCGTGATGAAGGCCCGGATGTGGAGGCTCCGAAACTGGTCGATGTATTCGAGGCAGCGGACGAGCCGTTTGTCTGGGAGCCCCTTGAAGACGATGAGGATACGAAGTTGTCCCGGTTCGATGCGTTGTTTGAACCCGGGGATGCGGGGAAGTCCGTGCAAAGTGACGGCCGTCACGGTCCATCCGTACGCCGGTTCGTATGGCCGGACCCGCCGCCGTTACGCGTCCAGATTCTTGGGGAATCCGGATGCGGGAAGAGTTTTGTGGCGCTGCAGTTGGCGAGCCTGTGTCACGGTCGGGAACTTCAGGCAGCGGTGGTGGAAGAGCATGTCGATCCCCTTCGTGGATGGTGTGAGGAACCGCTGAGATCTCATATCTATGATGCCGATCCTCCGAAAGGCTACCGCGTGATCCTCGATACCAGAGCGGATGGGGACACTCCTCTGTCTGAGATCGACCTCATGTTGCTCGTGACATGGCCCGACACAAACCATCTGAAGGAAACCCTCAATCGACTTCGCGACCAGGAGATGTTGGACCGTGTGATGTGTATCGTCAATCACGCCGTGACGGGCCTGTTTCCGAACCACTCCGATTCTACAACCATGGTCTACATTCCACACGAACCCCGTCAATTTCATGCCATGCGCATGCGTACGCCCCTCGTCGATCTCGATACGCGTTTTGCCGAGGCGTTTCTCCCGGTCGTTGAACGTATTTCAACACGTTTCATGGATCCGGATCGCACCACGGGAAGGGGAGGTGAGTCATGTGCTGTTGTTACTGGAGTTTGATCGTGTCAAACAGGCAGCAGCTCGCGCTGCAGCCAAGCGATTGGGACTAGAACTTCGGGCCGTGGACCACGAGGACCAATTGGCACAGGTGGATTTCACGGATGTGGACCTCGTGCTCGTCGGCCATAACTGGCCTGTAGAGGTACTGAAGAAGTTTCAAGCGTCAGGACTCGACTGCCCGTTCATTTACGTGGCGTCGGACACGGAAGACGATGCCGCATATCAAATCGCCAAGGGACAGGGTTGCGTTGATGTGGTGACCCATCCCCTGCCCATGGAATACCTCAAACGGTGGATAGGCGAGCCAGATCCAGAATACACCTCAGTAGAATCTACTGCACCCTTGACACCACTGGAGGCGATTTTGAAGCAGCATCGTCCACCGGAACCAGAACATACAAGCGACCGGAACCCTATCCAATCGTCACATGACCCGGAACCACTCCTGCGCGGAAGGGTCATTTGCATTCATAGCGCAAGGGGCGGGGTTGGGAAATCCACGTTGACGGCGCTCCTAGCAAGGGCACTGTCGAAGAATGGGCTGACAGTTGGGGTGATTGACCTCGACCCCAAAGGGAATTTGTTGTCCATCCAGCACCAATCGGCTGGCCTCACGACAGATGATTTTACGCGGCTACCCGCACAAATGGACGAGACCGCCTTCAAAGAATCCTTGTGTTTTGTAGATGGGTGGTATCTGTTGCCGAGTGGCCGCGCCCGGGACGGGTTGGACGCTCAAACCCTCGGACACGTGGTTGCGCAGTTTAACCGCTACTTCGATTTCACGCTTATCGACACCAGTCCCTCAACTGGTTCCACCTATACCGCGCTTGGACTTGCGGACCGAGCTGTGTTTGTCATGACACCAGAGTGGATGGCATTTAAGCGATTCATGGAGGAGTATGAACTGGTCCGTCACCTGAAGACGCCCGAACGCGTGGTCGTGGCTGTCAATCGGATCCGCAAAAATGTATCGGAACACCGACGTGCCATTCGTCTCCTCGATGAAGCCCATATTCTGTCGGATCGGGTATACATCCCGGAGGACCATAAGCTGTACCGGGATCTGATGACTGCATCGCCGCTTGCAGGCAGTCGCAAGATATCTGACGCCATGGACCACCTGCAAAGTGCGCTTCGGATCTCCAAAGCATCGGAAAATCGTCGGTCCAAATTTCGACTCGCAAAGATTCGGGAGGTGGCGTCCAAGTGAGAAAGAGCACGCTTTCCTTTGGCCTCGGTGTCGCGTGTGCCGTGTTGGCGGGGGTCATCGGGGCGTTCGCGCTTCACCGTGCCCTAAACACAGAGACGGTGGTTGTGGCGACCCACACCCTCTATCCGTACACGCGCATTACCAAAGCCGACGTGACGACGGTGACGGTGCCAAAGACGAGTGGCATCAAGGGACTCTCGACGAACGAAGCGACGGTGGTGGGACACTATCTGTCGTATTCCGTGCCAAAGGGAGATCCAGTTACGGCCGGAGACTTGAATCCGTCCGGCGGGAGTTTCTCCACATTTTTAACCCAATACACGGAACGCAGTGGGCAAACAGGCATGCTGATGTCACTCCCCGTACAGACGCCCCTCGCGTCCGTCGTCAACCCGGGTGAACAGATCGCACTTTTGATTCCACAGCAAAACGGTCCGTCGAAAACACTGACGACCATCGAGCCGGTTCCTGTATTAAATGTCCTACAGCCCGCAAAAGGCGGTACACCGACCGCGCTACTCATCTTCGTAAGTGAGAAGAACTACCGGATCTTGGCTCCGGCGATTCTCAACAACAGCGTACAGGTGGCCCTGATCCCGCAAAACAACTCGTTTCACGCACCAGGCTCCTTACCACTTTCCACTGTGCCTGCTAGCGTGCCCACAGGTGGATCGGGTTCTTCCACGCAGGTGACCACATCTACGCCTAAGGCGAGACAGACGCCTGCGTCCGCTCCGACTGGGGGTGGACATTGATGGACGAACGTGTGAATCGATACATCGAGCAATTGAAAGCGGTCGTGGTCAATCACCCGAGATTACAGCAACCGGGGCTGACCAGAACGGATATGCATGCGTTTTTGTACCGCCTCTGTGCTGAACCAGACACCTTTGTGCCGGCAGAGCATCGGGAAGAGGTCATTACGAACCTGCTCAACACCTGGTTCCGGTTCGATGTCCTCCAGTCCGTCATGGAGGACCCGCTTGTCACGGATGTCCATGTCATCGGCACGACAACCCTCGTACAGCGAAACGGGAAAAAGTTTGAGCACCCGCAGGCGCACTTTTCATCGGAAGTCGCGCTTGGTGAATTCATCGACCGGCAACTCGACGGCACGCCGTATGTATACGCGCAGTCCGATCCTTTAGCGGATGCCATCCTGCGCGGTGGATATCGCATGAACGTTGTGGGCGGTCCGGGTACGCGCTACACCGTCCGGGACGAAGAGGGGCGCATCGTGACGGAGTCGAGAACGATCGTCAGTATACGCAAGCCGATTTACCCATTCAACCTTGACGATCTGCTGGCCCTCGGTCTTATGGACGCGGACACGCGTGCGTTTATCCGACTCATGATGCAACTGGGCGACAGCTTTATCGTGTCCGGTGGTGTGGGTTCCGGGAAGACCACCTTGATGAATGCGATGACAGGCGACATCCCGACGGGACAATTGAACCTGGTCATTGAGGAACTGCCTGAAATGGCGCCTCTCTGTGAATGGGCCATTCGATTAACCGATCGGGCGGAAAATCACGAGGGCAAGGGTCGTATCGACATGGCTCGAAACCTGATCAATTCGCTTCGAATGAACGCCGACAACGAGTTTATCGGGGAAGTCCGGTCAGCGGGGATCGCGTACCTGTTCCTGCGTATGAGTCTGATTGTCCGTCGCCAGACCGGAACCACGTTTCACAGCCATGTGGGACTGGGCAGCGGAGTGGAAGGAGTGCTGACGCGGTTCTTGCTGGAGGCGGCAGATGGTGCGCCGTCCCGCGCTTCGTACCTGAACATCGCGGGCATGATGGGGGACAAGATCCGGTTTGTGTTCACCCTTCGTGATACCCGCTTTGGCAAGCGGATTACGGAAATCGGCGAAATCCTCGGATTCGATTTCGAGGCGCATGCCCTGCGTTGGCAGCCGGTTATGACGTATGACGCGGTGAGGGACACGTTTCATTTTCACGGTGTGACCGACGCGATGCGGGAACGGACCAGCGTCGAGGGCATTGAGGTGACGCTGCCGCAAAACGAAGAACCGGTACGTCTGTATCGTATTGCGACGTGAAGGAGGGCTACGGATGCATGAACTTTTCGATGCTCGGTTGTTCGGCTTATCCATTACCGCCGCTACGGTGTTTGTGGTCTTGGGCCGGGAATTGCGCAATGCAGAATGGCGCACACGATTTCGGGATGTGATGGAGGAGCGAACGTCAGAGCGGCATCGACGAAGCCTGTGGTCGAGGTACGTTGACCGGGTTTTGGCACACTACCAGATCCTTGATAAGCCCTACACCGAGAGGACCACGCTGACGCATATCGCGGTCCTCTTCTTCGCCTGCTTCGCTGTCACTTGGCTCCTTCACTACTTTGTTCTCTTTGGCATTGTGACGAGCCTTGGCGTCTCGATGTTACTGTATGAACGGTACTTTGCACGCTTGGCAAGACGTCGTCGGGAGGAGATCCTAAACGCATTTTTGCGTCAGGGTGTCGAGCGGGGCGTGCACGTTCTTTCCGCCACAGGTCAACTGGACGAAGCGTTTAGGCGTATGACGGACACCGTCCGGTTTGCACCGCTTCGCAGGCGGCTGTTGGCGCTTTGTCGTCTCATGGCGTCTCCACAATTCGCGACGCCGGAGGATGCGTTTGTCCATTGGGCAAACGGTCTTGGCATTGAGGACATGGCACACTTTGCGCTTGTAACGCGGGAAGCGAAAAAGTATAACGTCCCGCTCGACCAACTCTGGCTCGATATGGCGGAAATTCAGGGAAAGGAACTGGAATACGTTCGTCGCATCCGGGCGGAGACCGCACACCAACGAACGGGTGGTTACTGGTTCTATGGGATGCTTACAGGCAGCTTTCTTGTGGCGTACCCGTTTGTTTCATCGTATATGAGCGAAGTTACGCGGTTTTTCTTCTGGATCACGCTCGCTGTGATGACGGCGGGGCTGTATCTGATCATTCGCCGTAGCCAAGTGATCGAGGTATAGGAGGAGATGATACATGAATCTCACTTGGGCGTCTGCCGGGTTCGGCACACTTGTGACGCTTTCGTGGTTTTGCTTTTGGCAGTGGAGAACACGGGCATGGCAGGAGTTTCGTCAGCGCGTGCTGCATGGTCCACCTGTCAGACCCAGGCGGCCTCGTTCCTACATGGCGTTGCTTCGACAGGAGGCAGCGGCACTTGGTTCACCGGAGCAGGCCGCATTCTGGCAGCGCATCGTGATTCTCTCCTCAGCTTTGGTTCTCGCCTCTGCACTCCTTATGCGGTACTGGACGCTCCTGTTTCTCATCCCGGCCCTGTGGGCTACGCCACTCCTCTATGCTCGCATATCGGCCCGCGCCCACGTTTGGAAACTCACCAGGCAAACGCGCGTCACTGAGATCCTGCTCGCGTTTCTGATGCGAGCGGGTGCCACGCTGTCCGACACCTTTGCAACCTTGGCCGTTCGGCTCGATGCCCCGATCCGAGACAAACTCCGAGAGGTGAATGCCCAAAAGCGGTTCACGACCTTGCCAGGCGCACTCGAGGCGTTGGCGGACTCGACGGGCGTCCCTCAACTTCATGAACTGGTATCCCTCGTTTCGGAGTCAGAGCGAAACGGCACGCCGGTCGCGGATGCGCTCTTTCGCAGCATGCACCTCGATATGAAGATGCGAGATGCACTGGCCGCCGAACGCTACGGAAAGGTGCAACTGGAGGTGGCGATGTACGCGACCTTGCTCATTGCGATGCCGGGCTTTGGATTTGCGATCTACGCCATGCTCACGTTTGCCCTGCACCTCTTTAGCGTGTGGAGCCTTGGCTAATCTTTGGCACCCGTCGGGCACCTACACGGTGTGTCGGCGAGTGATGCTTGGAGGGGAGGTGATTTGCGTGTGACAAACGTCTTCAAGCGAGTTTGGCATTTTCTGCAGGTAGATGACGGAGGCATCATGGACGAGTACGTGACCATGGTCGGGTTCTGGATCTTTTCAACG
The Alicyclobacillus curvatus genome window above contains:
- a CDS encoding AAA family ATPase, producing the protein MLLLLEFDRVKQAAARAAAKRLGLELRAVDHEDQLAQVDFTDVDLVLVGHNWPVEVLKKFQASGLDCPFIYVASDTEDDAAYQIAKGQGCVDVVTHPLPMEYLKRWIGEPDPEYTSVESTAPLTPLEAILKQHRPPEPEHTSDRNPIQSSHDPEPLLRGRVICIHSARGGVGKSTLTALLARALSKNGLTVGVIDLDPKGNLLSIQHQSAGLTTDDFTRLPAQMDETAFKESLCFVDGWYLLPSGRARDGLDAQTLGHVVAQFNRYFDFTLIDTSPSTGSTYTALGLADRAVFVMTPEWMAFKRFMEEYELVRHLKTPERVVVAVNRIRKNVSEHRRAIRLLDEAHILSDRVYIPEDHKLYRDLMTASPLAGSRKISDAMDHLQSALRISKASENRRSKFRLAKIREVASK
- a CDS encoding CpaF family protein codes for the protein MDERVNRYIEQLKAVVVNHPRLQQPGLTRTDMHAFLYRLCAEPDTFVPAEHREEVITNLLNTWFRFDVLQSVMEDPLVTDVHVIGTTTLVQRNGKKFEHPQAHFSSEVALGEFIDRQLDGTPYVYAQSDPLADAILRGGYRMNVVGGPGTRYTVRDEEGRIVTESRTIVSIRKPIYPFNLDDLLALGLMDADTRAFIRLMMQLGDSFIVSGGVGSGKTTLMNAMTGDIPTGQLNLVIEELPEMAPLCEWAIRLTDRAENHEGKGRIDMARNLINSLRMNADNEFIGEVRSAGIAYLFLRMSLIVRRQTGTTFHSHVGLGSGVEGVLTRFLLEAADGAPSRASYLNIAGMMGDKIRFVFTLRDTRFGKRITEIGEILGFDFEAHALRWQPVMTYDAVRDTFHFHGVTDAMRERTSVEGIEVTLPQNEEPVRLYRIAT
- a CDS encoding SAF domain-containing protein — translated: MRKSTLSFGLGVACAVLAGVIGAFALHRALNTETVVVATHTLYPYTRITKADVTTVTVPKTSGIKGLSTNEATVVGHYLSYSVPKGDPVTAGDLNPSGGSFSTFLTQYTERSGQTGMLMSLPVQTPLASVVNPGEQIALLIPQQNGPSKTLTTIEPVPVLNVLQPAKGGTPTALLIFVSEKNYRILAPAILNNSVQVALIPQNNSFHAPGSLPLSTVPASVPTGGSGSSTQVTTSTPKARQTPASAPTGGGH